A single region of the Kocuria rosea genome encodes:
- a CDS encoding HAD-IIA family hydrolase translates to MAERLLDRYDAVLSDLDGVVYAGPHAIPGAPEVLRRISEDGVPVVFVTNNASRSVATVAEHLTDLGVPTGPDGVVSAAQAGAELLAQRVPAGTAVLVTGSQALADVVAEAGLVPVRAQSDEPRAVIQGFDPGLGWAELAEAAYTLADPDVLWVATNTDRTIPQARGLAPGNGTLVAAVAATTARPPVVAGKPEAPIFRTAAERAGSARPVVLGDRLDTDIRGGNAAGFATIAVLTGVDTVHTILAACTAERPDHVVGSLHALFEPYPDVEVSSSAGAHSARCGAAEAETDGTRLRIRGAQDDLDAWRAACAAWWAAHPDTDVPVVPDPEWEAGE, encoded by the coding sequence GTGGCTGAGCGGCTGCTCGACCGGTACGACGCCGTCCTGAGCGATCTGGACGGCGTCGTCTACGCCGGCCCGCACGCCATCCCCGGCGCACCGGAGGTCCTCCGCCGGATCTCCGAGGACGGCGTGCCCGTGGTGTTCGTGACGAACAACGCCTCGCGCTCCGTCGCGACGGTCGCCGAGCACCTGACGGACCTGGGCGTACCCACGGGCCCGGACGGCGTGGTGAGCGCCGCGCAGGCGGGAGCCGAGCTCCTGGCGCAGCGGGTCCCGGCCGGCACCGCGGTGCTCGTCACCGGTTCCCAGGCCCTGGCCGACGTCGTCGCGGAGGCCGGGCTGGTCCCGGTCCGCGCCCAGTCCGACGAGCCCCGCGCCGTGATCCAGGGCTTCGACCCCGGCCTGGGCTGGGCCGAGCTGGCCGAGGCCGCGTACACGCTGGCCGACCCGGACGTGCTGTGGGTCGCGACCAACACCGACCGCACCATTCCGCAGGCCCGCGGTCTGGCGCCCGGCAACGGCACGCTCGTGGCCGCCGTGGCGGCCACGACGGCGCGGCCGCCGGTCGTGGCCGGCAAGCCGGAGGCCCCCATCTTCCGCACCGCCGCCGAGCGGGCGGGCAGCGCCCGGCCCGTGGTGCTGGGGGACCGGCTGGACACCGACATCCGGGGCGGCAACGCCGCCGGCTTCGCGACGATCGCGGTCCTCACCGGGGTGGACACCGTGCACACGATCCTCGCCGCGTGCACTGCGGAGCGCCCGGACCACGTCGTCGGGAGCCTGCACGCGCTCTTCGAGCCGTACCCCGACGTCGAGGTCTCGTCCTCCGCCGGAGCGCACTCCGCGCGCTGCGGAGCGGCGGAGGCCGAGACCGACGGCACGCGGCTGCGGATCCGCGGCGCCCAGGACGACCTCGACGCCTGGCGGGCCGCGTGCGCGGCCTGGTGGGCGGCGCACCCCGACACCGACGTCCCCGTGGTCCCGGACCCCGAGTGGGAGGCGGGCGAGTGA
- a CDS encoding dicarboxylate/amino acid:cation symporter, with translation MSKKPLTSHLLVRVLLGIVLGVACGLFFPEPLARVFLTFNGLFSAFLGFIVPLLIVGLVTPAIGDLGRGAGKWLGVTAAIAYASTVLSGLLAFAVARAGYPWLLAGERDVDALANPEESALAGFFTLEMEPVFGVMTALLLAFCLGVGITLIPGDTLHRSMDDLRRIIMRIVELVIIPLLPLYIFGMFMGLTMNGQILVVVATFSKVVLVALALSVVLLVAQYVVAGIYVGRNPATLLKNMLPAYATALGTSSSAATIPVTLRCAEANGVRPSVAGFVIPLSATIHLAGSTLKIVLFSTAVMTITGTPVDDVAYVGFILMLGITMVAAPGVPGGAIMAAVGLLQGMLGFDETAVALMIATYIAIDSFGTATNVTGDGAIAVVMNKLIGRHTATGSAQENPAELTLSDAHTAR, from the coding sequence ATGTCCAAAAAACCCCTCACGTCCCACCTCCTGGTGCGCGTGCTGCTCGGCATCGTCCTGGGCGTCGCCTGCGGTCTGTTCTTTCCCGAACCGCTCGCCCGAGTCTTCCTGACGTTCAACGGCCTCTTCAGCGCTTTCCTCGGCTTCATCGTCCCGCTGCTGATCGTCGGTCTCGTCACCCCGGCCATCGGCGACCTCGGCAGAGGGGCCGGCAAGTGGCTCGGCGTGACCGCCGCCATCGCGTACGCCTCCACCGTCCTCTCCGGTCTGCTGGCCTTCGCCGTCGCCCGCGCCGGATACCCGTGGCTGCTGGCCGGGGAGCGAGACGTCGACGCCCTGGCCAACCCGGAGGAGAGCGCCCTCGCCGGCTTCTTCACGCTCGAGATGGAACCCGTGTTCGGCGTCATGACAGCGCTTCTCCTGGCCTTCTGCCTGGGGGTGGGCATCACCCTCATACCGGGTGACACCCTCCACCGGAGCATGGACGACCTGCGCCGGATCATCATGCGCATCGTGGAGCTGGTCATCATCCCGCTGCTGCCCCTCTACATCTTCGGGATGTTCATGGGGCTCACCATGAACGGACAGATCCTGGTGGTCGTCGCCACCTTCTCGAAGGTGGTGCTCGTCGCCCTGGCCCTGTCCGTCGTGCTGCTCGTCGCCCAGTACGTCGTCGCGGGGATCTACGTGGGCCGCAACCCCGCGACCCTGCTGAAGAACATGCTGCCGGCCTACGCCACAGCGCTGGGCACGTCGTCCTCCGCCGCGACCATCCCGGTCACCCTGAGGTGCGCGGAGGCCAACGGCGTCCGTCCGTCCGTGGCAGGCTTCGTGATCCCGCTGAGCGCGACGATCCACCTCGCCGGGTCCACGCTGAAGATCGTGCTGTTCTCGACGGCCGTCATGACCATCACCGGCACCCCCGTCGACGACGTGGCCTACGTGGGCTTCATCCTCATGCTGGGGATCACGATGGTCGCCGCCCCGGGCGTTCCCGGCGGCGCGATCATGGCCGCCGTGGGTCTGCTCCAGGGCATGCTCGGCTTCGACGAGACCGCGGTGGCCCTGATGATCGCCACGTACATCGCCATCGACTCCTTCGGCACCGCGACGAACGTGACCGGGGACGGTGCCATCGCCGTGGTCATGAACAAGCTCATCGGCCGGCACACCGCGACCGGATCCGCACAGGAGAACCCGGCGGAGCTGACGCTGTCGGACGCACACACCGCTCGGTAG
- a CDS encoding GyrI-like domain-containing protein, which translates to MDATDHESFTPRVIEQDEQPTAVVTGTVAMGELREFFDRAFGELGQAMSDGAFEPTGPPMAVYHGVPAETVHLEVGFPVQGEVSPKGAVVAGRLPASRVATSVHRGNYDDLGRSWQHLAEWAGQQGLALGDRMWEVYVTEPRPGDDPADMVTELYWMLRP; encoded by the coding sequence ATGGATGCGACCGACCATGAGTCCTTCACCCCGAGGGTGATCGAGCAGGACGAGCAGCCCACGGCGGTGGTGACGGGAACGGTGGCCATGGGTGAGCTGCGGGAGTTCTTCGACCGCGCCTTCGGCGAACTGGGACAGGCGATGTCCGACGGGGCGTTCGAGCCGACGGGTCCTCCGATGGCCGTCTACCACGGGGTTCCGGCGGAGACGGTGCACCTGGAGGTGGGTTTCCCGGTGCAGGGGGAGGTCTCCCCGAAGGGCGCAGTGGTGGCGGGCCGGCTGCCCGCCTCTCGCGTGGCGACGTCCGTGCACCGCGGCAACTACGACGACCTCGGGCGATCCTGGCAGCACCTGGCGGAGTGGGCGGGGCAGCAGGGGCTCGCCCTCGGCGACCGCATGTGGGAGGTCTACGTGACCGAGCCGCGGCCGGGGGACGACCCTGCCGACATGGTCACCGAGCTCTACTGGATGCTTCGTCCCTGA
- the tyrS gene encoding tyrosine--tRNA ligase, which yields MSNAIDLDLQHNDPSFANVWQELQWRGLVHVSTDEAALERSLAEEKVTYYCGFDPTAASLHLGHLVQLLLMRRLQLAGHHPIGLVGGSTGLIGDPRQSSERVLNSRETVAQWVDLLRAQVERFLSFEGENRAVMVNNLDWTSQLSAIDFLRDIGKHFRVGTMIKKDIVAKRLNSEEGISYTEFSYQILQGLDYLNLYRDHGCTLQTGGSDQWGNLTSGTDLIRKVEGVSVHAVGTPLITNSDGTKFGKSEGNAVWLDPELTSPYAFYQFWLNTADADVVDRLKVFTFKTRAEIEELARSVEEEPYKRQAQKVLAWEVNSLVHGEAATEKAIAASAAVFGRGELTELDAETLDSVARELPGASVSAGALQVADLLVATGLSESKSAARRTLKEGGAYVNNEKVVGEDAELGPDQLLHGRWALLRRGKKHLAAVTVEA from the coding sequence GTGTCGAACGCAATAGACCTGGACCTCCAGCACAACGATCCGTCCTTCGCCAACGTGTGGCAGGAGCTGCAGTGGCGCGGCCTCGTGCACGTGTCGACCGACGAGGCGGCCCTCGAGCGGTCGCTCGCCGAGGAGAAGGTCACCTATTACTGCGGCTTCGACCCCACCGCGGCGTCCCTGCACCTCGGGCACCTGGTGCAGCTGCTGCTGATGCGCCGGCTCCAGCTCGCCGGTCACCACCCGATCGGGCTCGTGGGCGGGTCCACCGGTCTGATCGGGGACCCGCGGCAGAGCTCCGAGCGGGTCCTGAACTCCCGGGAGACCGTCGCGCAGTGGGTGGACCTGCTGCGCGCCCAGGTAGAGCGCTTCCTCTCCTTCGAGGGCGAGAACCGGGCCGTCATGGTCAACAACCTGGACTGGACCTCCCAGCTCTCCGCCATCGACTTCCTCCGCGACATCGGCAAGCACTTCCGGGTCGGCACGATGATCAAGAAGGACATCGTGGCCAAGCGGCTCAACTCGGAGGAGGGCATCTCCTACACCGAGTTCAGCTACCAGATCCTGCAGGGACTGGACTACCTGAACCTCTACCGCGACCACGGGTGCACCCTGCAGACCGGGGGCTCCGACCAGTGGGGGAACCTGACCTCCGGGACCGACCTGATCCGCAAGGTCGAGGGCGTGTCCGTGCACGCCGTCGGCACCCCGCTGATCACCAACTCGGACGGCACGAAGTTCGGCAAGTCCGAGGGCAACGCGGTGTGGCTGGACCCGGAGCTCACCTCGCCCTACGCCTTCTACCAGTTCTGGCTCAACACGGCCGACGCGGACGTGGTCGACCGGCTCAAGGTCTTCACCTTCAAGACCCGGGCCGAGATCGAGGAGCTGGCGCGCTCCGTCGAGGAGGAGCCCTACAAGAGGCAGGCCCAGAAGGTCCTCGCCTGGGAGGTCAACTCGCTGGTGCACGGGGAGGCGGCGACCGAGAAGGCGATCGCGGCCTCGGCCGCCGTCTTCGGACGCGGCGAGCTCACGGAGCTCGACGCCGAGACCCTGGACTCGGTCGCCCGGGAGCTGCCCGGCGCGAGCGTGTCCGCCGGAGCGCTGCAGGTCGCCGACCTCCTCGTGGCCACCGGGCTGTCCGAGTCGAAGTCCGCCGCGCGCCGGACCCTCAAGGAGGGCGGGGCGTACGTCAACAACGAGAAGGTCGTCGGCGAGGACGCCGAGCTCGGGCCCGACCAGCTCCTGCACGGCCGATGGGCGCTGCTGCGCCGCGGCAAGAAGCACCTCGCCGCCGTCACCGTGGAGGCCTGA
- a CDS encoding HelD family protein, translating into MAETVATMAAEQLAVERAYVAMLYDRLDELRAEKTAELAAVRRSESFGNHQNRAERDAFASHYEDRLAQLEAVDHRLVFGRLDGQDGDRRYVGRIGLATADHQRLMVDWRAREAAAFYQATAQNPMGIRRRRHLILEGRDVAALEDDVLDPDMLEDEGVLHGEGALLAALNQKRTGRMSDIVATIQAEQDKIIRAPLPGVRVVQGGPGTGKTAVALHRAAYLLYEHRERLRKAGVLIVGPSSSFMWYIERVLPALGETGVVMSSLSELFPGVAAVPERDPRTARLKSGLDMAEVVARAVRDRQKVPAADQVLRVDSHRVTLTPRTVKRARDKARATGKPHNEARNTFVKIALRELTEQLGEHLNTTSGNVMDRSYLAEDIRQSRDVRIALNLAWMPLSPQTLVAQLFSKRHYLESAAPHLSAAQVEALLRPADAPFTVADVPLLDEAAELLGDLDEAGVRRRAEADREHRKATDNAEHALANMHQSLEDVGADGIVTAAQLTDFNAVTQHRMTAAEAATADRTWAYGHVVVDEAQELSPMQWRVLMRRCPMKSFTVVGDIAQAGSATAARSWQDALEPFVGERFVLDELTVNYRTPAEIAEAAVDVARAAGLDISAPRAVREGEPPIVQRVGAADVVEGVLEQVRTELDLVSGGLVAVVVPEDRVQEIGTALAGALPGLVGAGVRRLDRQVVVLSAWDAKGLEFDSVVVVEPQALVEEVGGGVGNLYVAMTRPTQRLRVVAARPLPAGLDRF; encoded by the coding sequence ATGGCAGAGACCGTCGCCACGATGGCGGCCGAGCAACTTGCTGTCGAACGCGCGTACGTCGCGATGCTCTACGACCGGCTCGACGAGCTGCGGGCCGAGAAGACCGCCGAGCTCGCGGCCGTGCGCCGCAGCGAGTCCTTCGGCAACCACCAGAACCGCGCGGAGCGTGACGCGTTCGCCTCCCACTACGAGGACCGGCTCGCCCAGCTCGAGGCCGTGGACCACCGGCTCGTCTTCGGCCGCCTGGACGGCCAGGACGGCGACCGCCGCTACGTCGGGCGCATCGGCCTGGCCACCGCGGACCACCAGCGGCTCATGGTGGACTGGCGCGCCCGCGAGGCCGCGGCCTTCTACCAGGCCACCGCGCAGAACCCCATGGGCATCCGGCGCCGCCGCCACCTCATCCTGGAGGGCCGCGACGTCGCCGCCCTCGAGGACGACGTCCTCGACCCGGACATGCTCGAGGACGAGGGCGTGCTCCACGGCGAGGGCGCTCTGCTCGCGGCGCTGAACCAGAAGCGCACCGGACGGATGTCGGACATCGTCGCGACCATCCAGGCCGAGCAGGACAAGATCATCCGCGCCCCGCTGCCCGGCGTCCGCGTGGTGCAGGGCGGGCCCGGCACCGGCAAGACCGCCGTGGCGCTGCACCGGGCGGCGTACCTGCTCTACGAGCACCGGGAGCGGCTGCGCAAGGCGGGAGTGCTGATCGTCGGCCCGTCGTCGTCGTTCATGTGGTACATCGAACGGGTGCTGCCGGCGCTCGGGGAGACCGGCGTCGTGATGTCCTCCCTCTCCGAGCTGTTCCCCGGCGTGGCGGCCGTCCCCGAGCGCGACCCCCGGACCGCCCGGCTCAAGTCCGGCCTCGACATGGCCGAGGTCGTGGCCCGCGCCGTGCGGGACCGGCAGAAGGTCCCGGCGGCGGACCAGGTCCTGCGCGTCGACTCCCACCGCGTGACGCTGACCCCGCGCACCGTCAAGCGTGCCCGGGACAAGGCCCGTGCCACGGGGAAGCCGCACAACGAGGCGCGCAACACGTTCGTGAAGATCGCCCTGCGCGAGCTCACCGAGCAGCTCGGCGAGCACCTCAACACCACCAGCGGCAACGTCATGGACCGCTCCTACCTCGCGGAGGACATCCGGCAGTCCCGGGACGTGCGGATCGCGCTCAACCTCGCGTGGATGCCGCTGTCGCCCCAGACCCTCGTCGCGCAGCTGTTCAGCAAGCGGCACTACCTCGAGTCCGCAGCCCCGCACCTGAGCGCCGCCCAGGTCGAGGCCCTGCTGCGCCCGGCCGACGCCCCCTTCACCGTGGCCGACGTGCCGCTGCTGGACGAGGCCGCCGAGCTGCTGGGCGACCTCGACGAGGCCGGGGTGCGCCGGCGGGCCGAGGCGGACCGGGAGCACCGCAAGGCCACGGACAACGCCGAGCACGCGCTGGCGAACATGCACCAGAGCCTCGAGGACGTCGGCGCGGACGGCATCGTGACCGCGGCCCAGCTCACGGACTTCAACGCGGTCACCCAGCACCGGATGACCGCCGCCGAGGCCGCGACCGCGGACCGCACGTGGGCCTACGGGCACGTCGTGGTCGACGAGGCCCAGGAGCTCTCGCCGATGCAGTGGCGCGTGCTCATGCGCCGGTGCCCCATGAAGTCGTTCACCGTGGTCGGCGACATCGCCCAGGCCGGCTCGGCCACCGCCGCCCGCAGCTGGCAGGACGCCCTCGAGCCCTTCGTGGGGGAGCGGTTCGTCCTCGACGAGCTCACGGTCAACTACCGCACCCCCGCCGAGATCGCCGAGGCCGCGGTCGACGTCGCCCGGGCCGCCGGCCTGGACATCTCCGCCCCGCGGGCCGTCCGGGAGGGCGAGCCGCCGATCGTGCAGCGGGTCGGCGCCGCGGACGTGGTCGAGGGCGTCCTCGAGCAGGTGCGCACCGAGCTCGACCTGGTCAGCGGCGGGCTCGTGGCCGTGGTCGTGCCCGAGGACCGCGTGCAGGAGATCGGCACGGCCCTCGCCGGGGCCCTGCCCGGGCTCGTGGGTGCCGGGGTCCGCCGGCTGGACCGGCAGGTCGTGGTCCTCTCCGCGTGGGACGCCAAGGGACTGGAATTCGACTCGGTGGTGGTCGTCGAGCCGCAGGCGCTCGTCGAGGAGGTCGGCGGCGGGGTCGGCAACCTGTACGTGGCCATGACCCGGCCCACCCAGCGGCTGCGCGTCGTCGCCGCCCGGCCGCTGCCGGCCGGCCTCGACCGGTTCTGA
- a CDS encoding adenine phosphoribosyltransferase, with the protein MIERLCVKIPDYPEPGVLFRDLTPLFADGPGFRRTVDALADAFRGQFDHVAGVEARGFLMAGAVAYATGVGLIPVRKAGKLPRETFREEYVLEYGSAVLEIHTDDVPRGARVLVLDDILATGGTLGATAQLLHRAGLHVAGFGLIMELTDLRGRSQLGGHRVRALYRV; encoded by the coding sequence ATGATCGAGCGCCTGTGCGTGAAGATCCCCGACTACCCGGAGCCGGGGGTCCTCTTCCGCGACCTGACACCCCTGTTCGCGGACGGTCCCGGCTTCCGGCGGACCGTCGACGCCCTGGCCGACGCCTTCCGCGGTCAGTTCGACCACGTGGCCGGCGTCGAGGCCCGGGGCTTCCTCATGGCGGGGGCCGTGGCCTACGCGACGGGCGTGGGCCTCATCCCGGTGCGCAAGGCCGGGAAGCTCCCCCGGGAGACCTTCCGCGAGGAGTACGTCCTGGAGTACGGCTCGGCGGTGCTGGAGATCCACACCGACGACGTCCCGCGTGGGGCCCGCGTGCTCGTGCTCGACGACATCCTCGCGACCGGCGGCACCCTCGGGGCCACGGCGCAGCTGCTGCACCGGGCCGGGCTGCACGTCGCCGGGTTCGGGCTGATCATGGAGCTCACCGACCTGCGGGGCCGCAGCCAGCTCGGCGGCCACCGGGTGCGGGCACTGTACCGGGTCTGA
- a CDS encoding DNA-3-methyladenine glycosylase, which produces MSVNGPVTGPALLELLSRPAPEVAPWLLGSLFGHRTAEGSVVLRITEVEAYGGPDGSDLPDPGAHTWRGRTARNASMFGPPGHVYVYFTYGMHHAVNLVCRPEGTAGGCLLRAGEVVEGVPLARARRAAGRSGPVPDAALARGPGNLAKALGIDLTHDGAPLTAGDAAAPGFFLRLPGPGDAPAAGRGPRTGVSGPGGTPEFPWRWWLPGEASVSPYRAAVPRRRR; this is translated from the coding sequence ATGAGCGTGAACGGGCCCGTCACCGGGCCGGCGCTGCTCGAGCTGCTGTCCCGGCCGGCTCCCGAGGTGGCCCCCTGGCTGCTCGGGAGCCTGTTCGGCCACCGGACCGCCGAGGGCTCCGTGGTCCTGCGGATCACGGAGGTCGAGGCCTACGGCGGGCCGGACGGCTCCGACCTGCCGGACCCGGGGGCGCACACGTGGCGCGGGCGGACGGCGCGCAACGCCTCGATGTTCGGTCCGCCGGGCCACGTCTACGTGTACTTCACCTACGGCATGCACCACGCCGTGAACCTGGTCTGCCGCCCCGAGGGCACCGCCGGCGGGTGCCTGCTCCGCGCGGGCGAGGTCGTCGAGGGCGTGCCGCTGGCCCGCGCCCGCCGGGCCGCCGGACGCTCCGGCCCGGTGCCCGACGCCGCGCTGGCACGTGGCCCCGGCAACCTCGCCAAGGCCCTGGGCATCGACCTGACCCACGACGGCGCACCGCTCACCGCGGGGGACGCCGCGGCGCCGGGCTTCTTCCTGCGGCTGCCCGGCCCCGGGGACGCCCCCGCCGCCGGCCGCGGGCCCCGCACGGGGGTGTCCGGACCCGGCGGGACCCCCGAGTTCCCCTGGCGCTGGTGGCTGCCCGGCGAGGCCTCCGTGTCCCCGTACCGCGCCGCGGTCCCGCGCCGGCGCCGCTGA
- the argH gene encoding argininosuccinate lyase: MAQQDKHGTNEGALWGGRFAGGPADALAALSRSTHFDWRLAPYDIAGSRAHARVLRTAGLLTDDELGGMLDALDRLEADVRSGAYAPAPSDEDVHGSLEKGLIERAGPELGGKLRAGRSRNDQIATLGRMYLRDHAAIIARNVLDVVQALLDQAKAHPEAPMPGRTHLQHAQPVLLSHHLLAHAWAMLRDVQRLVDWDARAAVSPYGSGALAGSSLGLDPGAVAAELGFDSAVHNSIDGTAARDVYAEFSWVTAMIAVDMSRISEEITTWATKEFSFVTLDDAFSTGSSIMPQKKNPDIAELARGKAGRLIGDLTGLLATLKGLPLAYNRDLQEDKEPVFDAIDQLEVLLPAVAGMIATLDFNTGRMAELAPQGFALATDVAEWLVRQGVPFRDAHEVAGDAVRVCEQRGIELWDLSDEDFAAISDRLTPGVREVLTVAGSLASRSAQGGTAPSAVAAQIGELERQVAEAAEFSRRAPIVAG; this comes from the coding sequence ATGGCGCAGCAGGACAAGCACGGCACCAACGAGGGCGCGCTCTGGGGCGGGCGCTTCGCCGGGGGACCGGCCGACGCCCTCGCGGCGCTGAGCAGGTCGACGCACTTCGACTGGCGCCTGGCCCCCTACGACATCGCGGGCTCCCGGGCCCACGCCCGGGTCCTGCGCACCGCGGGGCTGCTGACCGACGACGAGCTCGGGGGCATGCTCGACGCCCTCGACCGGCTCGAGGCCGACGTCCGCTCCGGGGCCTACGCGCCCGCCCCCTCCGACGAGGACGTCCACGGCTCCCTCGAGAAGGGCCTCATCGAGCGGGCCGGGCCCGAGCTCGGCGGCAAGCTGCGCGCCGGCCGGTCCCGCAACGACCAGATCGCCACCCTCGGGCGGATGTACCTGCGCGACCACGCCGCGATCATCGCCCGCAACGTGCTCGACGTCGTGCAGGCCCTCCTGGACCAGGCGAAGGCCCACCCGGAGGCCCCGATGCCCGGGCGCACCCACCTCCAGCACGCCCAGCCGGTGCTCCTGTCCCACCACCTGCTCGCCCACGCGTGGGCGATGCTGCGGGACGTGCAGCGCCTCGTGGACTGGGACGCCCGCGCCGCGGTCTCCCCGTACGGCTCGGGGGCGCTCGCCGGGTCCTCGCTCGGACTGGACCCGGGGGCCGTCGCCGCCGAGCTGGGCTTCGACTCCGCCGTGCACAACTCCATCGACGGCACCGCGGCCCGGGACGTCTACGCCGAGTTCTCCTGGGTCACCGCGATGATCGCCGTGGACATGTCCCGGATCTCCGAGGAGATCACCACCTGGGCCACCAAGGAGTTCTCCTTCGTCACCCTCGACGACGCCTTCTCCACCGGGTCCTCGATCATGCCGCAGAAGAAGAACCCGGACATCGCGGAGCTCGCCCGCGGCAAGGCCGGCCGGCTCATCGGCGACCTCACAGGGCTGCTGGCCACGCTCAAGGGCCTGCCGCTGGCCTACAACCGGGACCTCCAGGAGGACAAGGAGCCCGTCTTCGACGCGATCGACCAGCTCGAGGTGCTGCTGCCCGCGGTCGCGGGGATGATCGCCACCCTCGACTTCAACACCGGGCGGATGGCCGAGCTCGCCCCGCAGGGCTTCGCCCTCGCCACGGACGTGGCCGAGTGGCTCGTGCGCCAGGGCGTGCCCTTCCGGGACGCGCACGAGGTCGCCGGGGACGCGGTGCGCGTCTGCGAGCAGCGCGGGATCGAGCTGTGGGACCTCTCCGACGAGGACTTCGCCGCCATCTCAGACCGGCTCACCCCCGGCGTGCGCGAGGTGCTCACCGTGGCGGGTTCGCTGGCCTCGCGCAGCGCCCAGGGCGGCACGGCGCCGTCGGCCGTGGCCGCGCAGATCGGCGAGCTCGAGCGCCAGGTGGCCGAGGCCGCGGAGTTCTCGCGGCGGGCGCCGATCGTCGCAGGATGA
- a CDS encoding argininosuccinate synthase yields the protein MTERVVLAYSGGLDTSVAIGWIGEATGAEVIAVAVDVGQGGEDLETIRRRALDCGAVEAYVADARDEFAAEYCMPALQANALYMDAYPVVSALSRPVIVKHLVAAAKRFGASTVAHGCTGKGNDQVRFEVGIQTLGPELKCIAPVRDLALTRDKAINYAEKHHLPIATTKKNPFSIDQNVWGRAVETGFLEDIWNAPTKDVYDYTDDPTFPPPADEVVISFKGGIPVALDGQPVSPLQAIQEMNRRAGAQGVGRIDIVEDRLVGIKSREVYEAPGAMALIAAHRELENVTVEREQARFKRMATQRWTELVYDGQWFSPLKQSLDAFIQDTQKYVDGDIRMTLHAGQATVTGRRSNTSLYDFNLATYDEGDAFDQSQARGFIELFGMSSKVAASREQRIAAEGK from the coding sequence GTGACCGAGCGTGTTGTGCTGGCCTACTCCGGGGGTCTCGACACCTCCGTGGCCATCGGCTGGATCGGCGAGGCGACGGGGGCCGAGGTCATCGCCGTCGCCGTCGACGTGGGGCAGGGCGGCGAGGACCTCGAGACCATCCGCCGGCGCGCCCTCGACTGCGGGGCCGTCGAGGCCTACGTGGCCGACGCCCGCGACGAGTTCGCCGCGGAGTACTGCATGCCGGCGCTGCAGGCGAACGCCCTCTACATGGACGCCTACCCCGTGGTCTCCGCGCTGTCCCGCCCGGTCATCGTCAAGCACCTCGTGGCCGCCGCCAAGCGCTTCGGCGCCTCCACCGTGGCCCACGGCTGCACGGGCAAGGGCAACGACCAGGTCCGCTTCGAGGTGGGCATCCAGACGCTGGGCCCCGAGCTCAAGTGCATCGCCCCGGTCCGCGACCTCGCCCTCACCCGCGACAAGGCCATCAACTACGCCGAGAAGCACCACCTGCCGATCGCCACGACCAAGAAGAACCCCTTCTCGATCGACCAGAACGTCTGGGGCCGCGCCGTGGAGACCGGGTTCCTCGAGGACATCTGGAACGCCCCCACCAAGGACGTCTACGACTACACGGACGACCCCACGTTCCCGCCGCCGGCCGACGAGGTCGTGATCAGCTTCAAGGGCGGCATCCCCGTGGCCCTCGACGGCCAGCCCGTCAGCCCGCTGCAGGCAATCCAGGAGATGAACCGCCGCGCCGGCGCCCAGGGCGTGGGCCGGATCGACATCGTCGAGGACCGGCTCGTGGGCATCAAGTCCCGCGAGGTCTACGAGGCCCCCGGCGCCATGGCCCTGATCGCCGCGCACCGTGAGCTGGAGAACGTGACGGTCGAGCGCGAGCAGGCCCGCTTCAAGCGGATGGCCACCCAGCGCTGGACCGAGCTCGTCTACGACGGCCAGTGGTTCTCCCCGCTCAAGCAGTCCCTCGACGCGTTCATCCAGGACACCCAGAAGTACGTGGACGGCGACATCCGGATGACCCTGCACGCCGGCCAGGCCACGGTCACCGGCCGCCGCTCGAACACCTCCCTGTACGACTTCAACCTCGCCACCTACGACGAGGGCGACGCGTTCGACCAGTCCCAGGCCCGCGGGTTCATCGAGCTGTTCGGCATGTCCTCGAAGGTCGCGGCGTCCCGCGAGCAGCGGATCGCGGCCGAGGGCAAGTAG